A stretch of Gallus gallus isolate bGalGal1 chromosome 2, bGalGal1.mat.broiler.GRCg7b, whole genome shotgun sequence DNA encodes these proteins:
- the LOC124417762 gene encoding uncharacterized protein LOC124417762, giving the protein MADEKLMPRYNCNVSEVTIVNLQPNKNPTLILPKEKPGSEHRNLGIHPPSPRMSEKKIAQGEKKMWSEKIKREGSLSPSLHRANESYSTENVALKRPVKLAPLEIPVEVKEAQLQKIMSIQREAQMAAQKLTAISSINNEPHVKRVKNLAQGELENLHKIKLSEKAAMENKDDPLSYKSNKPLGEIQVILPPETGSKLTKQPGVEEAPRTLRKPSIPTVQVDVHEESDSPDPYQNNCRRRFRVRQMKEQQEDQGKAKPLKVTDSSMGEGKKKSAGQRTQKTLSDASKLIENVAKKQKERGAQQEETDEASFVKRQSTRRMALGDIIQVDED; this is encoded by the coding sequence ATGGCTGATGAAAAGCTGATGCCCAGGTATAACTGCAATGTCAGTGAAGTTACCATTGTGAACCTGCAGCCCAACAAGAATCCTACACTTATCCTGCCAAAAGAGAAGCCAGGAAGTGAACACAGAAACCTTGGTATCCATCCTCCTTCACCCAGGATGTCAGAGAAGAAGATagcacagggagagaaaaaaatgtggtcagaaaagataaaaagagagGGGTCTTTGTCTCCCAGCCTGCACCGTGCAAATGAATCATATAGCACAGAGAATGTTGCCCTGAAGAGGCCAGTGAAGTTGGCTCCTCTTGAGATCCCTGTGGAAGTGAAAGAAGCCCAGCTCCAAAAGATTATGAGCATCCAGAGAGAGGCCCAAATGGCTGCTCAGAAGCTGACAGCTATTAGCTCCATCAACAATGAACCCCATGTAAAAAGAGTGAAGAATCTGGCCCAGGGGGAGCTGGAAAACCTTCATAAGATAAAGCTGAGTGAGAAGGCAgctatggaaaataaagatgatcCCCTTTCCTATAAAAGCAACAAGCCCTTGGGAGAAATTCAAGTTATTTTACCTCCAGAGACAGGCTCAAAATTGACTAAGCAACCAGGTGTTGAAGAGGCTCCCAGGACACTTCGTAAACCATCAATTCCCACTGTCCAAGTGGATGTACATGAAGAGTCTGACAGCCCTGATCCTTACCAGAACAACTGTCGACGCCGATTCAGAGTAAGGCAAAtgaaagagcagcaggaagacCAGGGGAAAGCCAAACCCTTAAAAGTCACAGATTCAAGTatgggagaagggaagaagaaatctGCAGGTCAGCGAACACAAAAAACCCTCAGTGATGCAAGCAAGCTCATTGAGAATGTGgccaaaaagcagaaggaaagaggagCACAGCAAGAGGAAACAGATGAAGCTTCTTTTGTAAAGAGACAGTCTACTCGAAGGATGGCCTTAGGAGACATCATCCAGGTGGATGAAGACTGA